From Candidatus Omnitrophota bacterium, the proteins below share one genomic window:
- a CDS encoding paraquat-inducible protein A — translation MKSSQTKSLREIYPQRVDIVILIIVSMFLLIIGLSLPILTVQKLWESNTYSIVTGVENLWLEKHYVLAVVIFLFSVIFPIAKLLSLSAVWFIRLKAGHRQRVIALIEVFGKWSMLDVFVSAIIIVWVKLGALASAQAENGIYFFGASVLLTMIASSLQGDLVRRVQQG, via the coding sequence ATGAAATCATCCCAAACTAAATCTCTCCGGGAAATTTATCCTCAGCGCGTTGATATCGTTATTTTAATTATCGTGTCCATGTTTTTGCTCATTATCGGATTATCGCTCCCCATCCTGACTGTCCAAAAGCTATGGGAAAGTAACACCTACTCGATCGTGACAGGTGTAGAAAACCTTTGGCTGGAGAAGCATTATGTTTTGGCAGTGGTCATATTCTTGTTTTCCGTAATCTTCCCTATCGCTAAGCTGCTTTCCCTTTCTGCTGTCTGGTTTATACGGTTAAAGGCTGGACACCGGCAGAGAGTCATTGCTCTTATAGAAGTTTTTGGAAAATGGTCAATGCTGGATGTTTTTGTGTCAGCCATCATTATTGTGTGGGTCAAGCTTGGGGCGTTGGCATCGGCTCAGGCAGAAAACGGGATATATTTTTTTGGCGCATCTGTCCTATTGACGATGATTGCCTCTTCCTTGCAGGGCGATCTCGTCAGGCGCGTTCAGCAGGGATAG
- a CDS encoding TylF/MycF/NovP-related O-methyltransferase, whose amino-acid sequence MFEEKLEQVGVLINRHMQVPSGIRAPIKKFLNRGREQKKILSLYKEKLINESEIARCYGKAIQYLKHKVGKENIGDYFEFGVCRGTSMKCMYDELEKAGLSDVRLWGFDSFEGLPPCDDGHWKAGSFKSNYQHTKKLLTDHGVDWKRAALIKGWYSDTLSEDFAAKHKIKKASLIMVDCDIYSSTKEALDFIGPLIKDHSVVFFDDWNPLARDNKGEKRAFDEFLAAHPEFRAEEFDEYSYSGNDLNGKVFTLHAVFNKIALSVSGFLYSVFQPFEACALIPIA is encoded by the coding sequence ATGTTTGAGGAAAAATTAGAGCAGGTTGGAGTTTTGATTAACCGGCACATGCAGGTTCCCTCCGGGATTCGCGCTCCGATAAAGAAGTTCTTAAATCGTGGCCGTGAACAAAAGAAAATTTTATCACTTTACAAGGAGAAGCTCATTAACGAGTCTGAAATCGCTCGATGTTACGGAAAAGCGATACAATACCTCAAGCATAAGGTCGGTAAAGAGAATATCGGGGACTATTTTGAGTTTGGAGTTTGCCGAGGGACGTCAATGAAGTGCATGTATGACGAGTTGGAAAAGGCCGGCCTTTCGGATGTCCGTTTATGGGGATTTGATTCGTTCGAAGGACTGCCCCCTTGCGATGATGGCCATTGGAAAGCGGGAAGTTTTAAGTCAAATTACCAGCACACAAAGAAGCTTCTCACGGATCATGGCGTGGACTGGAAACGTGCGGCGCTCATCAAAGGCTGGTACAGCGACACGCTTAGCGAAGATTTCGCCGCGAAACATAAAATAAAAAAGGCGAGTTTGATCATGGTCGATTGTGATATCTATTCGTCGACGAAAGAGGCCCTGGATTTTATCGGGCCCCTGATTAAGGATCACAGCGTTGTCTTTTTCGATGACTGGAATCCCCTCGCCAGGGATAACAAAGGTGAAAAACGGGCGTTTGACGAATTCCTCGCGGCGCACCCGGAATTTCGCGCCGAAGAATTTGATGAGTACAGCTACTCCGGCAATGACTTGAACGGAAAAGTATTTACCTTGCACGCCGTATTCAATAAAATCGCATTAAGTGTCTCCGGTTTTCTTTACAGCGTTTTTCAACCATTTGAGGCGTGCGCGTTAATTCCAATAGCATGA
- a CDS encoding septal ring lytic transglycosylase RlpA family protein: MKRKNSVTIFFILLNLVLFEIVGCSKGSDSSAPASADASAHAKAPVSKLKCIQEGIASWYGKHMKGRPTASGEKYDPKALTAASRKFPFGTELNVINLDNDRNVTVTVNDRGPYSGNRIIDMSVGAAQKLDMEKSGLAPVCVLNAERQVTQAEPEK, from the coding sequence ATGAAACGCAAAAATAGCGTGACCATATTTTTCATTTTACTTAACCTCGTCTTGTTTGAAATTGTTGGATGCTCTAAAGGTTCCGATTCTTCCGCCCCCGCATCCGCTGATGCTTCTGCGCATGCCAAAGCCCCCGTTTCCAAATTGAAATGCATTCAAGAAGGCATCGCCTCCTGGTACGGTAAACATATGAAGGGTCGACCGACTGCCAGTGGAGAGAAATATGATCCGAAGGCATTGACAGCCGCAAGCCGAAAATTCCCTTTCGGAACAGAGCTGAACGTCATCAATCTCGATAACGACCGCAACGTCACCGTGACCGTGAACGACCGCGGCCCGTACTCAGGCAACAGGATAATAGACATGTCCGTAGGAGCGGCGCAAAAACTCGACATGGAAAAATCAGGTCTTGCGCCTGTCTGTGTGTTGAACGCAGAGCGGCAAGTAACGCAGGCAGAGCCAGAAAAATAA